TCCCGGGATCAGAAATAATGAAATACCCTGTGGAAAGAAATCCTTTTGGATTTACTCTTTCAAGCTCCTCCTCAAAGGGGTCTCCGGAAGATAAAGAACTCGAGAACCCTTCCGCTTACCTCTCCTCCTTAAATCCTTATAAAAAGACTCCTCTCATCCGCAACGGTTCCGTTGTTTTAATCAAGTCGGCCATTCTGAGTCGCATACCCGGACTGGTTCATGCTTTCTTTACACGGCATGGTGGGGTAAGTCCTCCTCCTTTTGACTCCCTCAATGTGGTTCAATCGGTAGGAGACAGCCGCGAAAACGTCGAAAAAAACATCTCAAGGATTGCCGGTTTTCTGGGTGTCAGGAAGATCTTCTGGTGCAACCAGACCCACGGAGCGAGCGTTGTTTGTTTAAAGTCCGGATACGACTTCAGGCCGGTAGAAGCCGACGCCATAGTAACGGACCTTCAGGACATTGGTCTCATGATCAAGACCGCGGACTGCCAGGCCGTCCTCATCGGCGATCCCACCAGGAAGGTCATCGCTGCCGTTCACTGCGGATGGCGAGGTAGCGTCGCAAACATTTTGGGGCGCGTTGTAAAGATCATGCAGGAAGCCTATCATTGCGAACCCTCAGATCTGGTCGCATCAATCGGTCCCTCTCTTGGTCCCTGCTGTGCCGAGTTTGTTAACTACAAAAGCGAACTACCGGAGTATTTCTGGTCCTTTCGTGTCGCCCCAAATTACTTTGATTTCTGGGCCATAAGCCGTAAACAGTTGATGGATGCCGGTCTGGTCCCTGAACACATTGAAATTACGGGCTGGTGTACAAAATGCCATCCGGAACTGTTCTTTTCTTATCGACGCAGGAAGCGAAGTGGCAGGATGGCCTCTGTCATAGGCCTTAAGGAATAAGGAGGCTCAACGGCATGAAGAAACACATGGAAGACGCAATAATTCTTGAGAACGTGAGGCTTAACCCCACAACCTGTAGAATGATTCTTCAGGCTCCGGCCGTTGCGCGGGAAGCCCGCCCGGGACAATTTGTTATGGTCAGGGTTGACTCTTCCTTCGATCCCTTCCTCAGGCGGCCTTTTTCATTCTTCAGGATAGATCGCAATGAAGGCATAATAGAGCTCGTTTACCGTATTGTTGGCAAGGGTACGAAAATAATGAGCACCAAACAAAAAGGCGAAACCGTGAATATTGTTGGACCGATGGGTAACGGATTTCGTCCACCTCCTGAAGATGCCGCCAGTGTTTGGTTCGTAGCCGGCGGGATTGGCATGGCCGCCCTCGTGGCCTGCATGGAAGACATCAGATTAAGGAGGCCCAGAAGCCGTCGGGTACTTTTTTACGGAGCAAAAACGCACTCTGAGTTCATCCCGAAGATATACTTCTCTTCCCTGTGCCACGAAGTGCATTATTCCACCGATGACGGATCGGCAGGGTTCTGCGGAACCGTGCTGGATTGTATGAAATCGGTCACAGGTGCTAACTCCTTGCCCTCTTATCTTTACGCCTGTGGCCCTCCTTCGATGCTCAAACACACGGCAAATTGGGTCATTGAAAACAAGATTCCTGCCCAGTTCTGTCTTGAATCGGTTATGGGCTGCGGTATGGGAGCATGTCTGGGTTGTGCTCTGCCGGGACAGGTAGATTACGGACACGGCAAGACCCGATTCGTCCACGTCTGTTTTGAAGGCCCCGTATTTTATCCTGAACAGATAAGGTGGGAAGAGCTATGAAAAAAAGCGTAGATCTCTCCGTGACAGTCGGCCCAATCAGGCTTCAAAATCCCGTCATGGTTGCATCGGGCACTTTCGGTTACGGTCGTGAATTCGCCGACTTCGTGCCCCTGGAAAAACTCGGCGCCGTCATAGTTAAAGGAATTTCCCTGACGCCCAGACCCGGTAACCCACCACCACGAATCGTCGAAACTACCGCAGGACTTATCAACAGCATAGGCCTGGAAAACGTCGGTGTGGAAGTTTTTCTAAAGGAAAAACTGCCTTATCTTCAAAAACGCTCTGTTCCGGTTATCGTCAACATCTTCGGAGAAAGGGTGGAAGAGTATCGTGAACTGGCAGAGATATTGGACAATCAGGAGGGCATAATTGCCCTGGAAGTAAACATAAGCTGTCCCAACGTCTCGGCAGGAGGTCTTCACTTCGGAGCCGATCCCGAATCCGCAGCGAAGGTGATCGAGACCGTAAAGGAGAACACCTCTCTTCCCGTCATGGTCAAGCTCTCACCTCAGGTAACTTCAATTGCCCTGATAGCCAGGGCCGTTGAAGAAGCAGGAGCAGACATCATTTCGTGCATAAACACGATCCCGGCAATGGCCGTAGACATTTACACAAGGAAGCCCCGGCTGGGAAACGTAGTGGGAGGGCTCTCGGGACCTGCCATAAAACCCATTGCCCTCAGGTGCGTTTTCGAAGTGGTCAGAGCCGTTAAGATACCGGTCGTCGGGGTCGGGGGCATAGCAACTCCGGAAGATGCTCTGGAGTTCTTGCTGGTTGGAGCCCGAGCCGTACAGGTGGGTTCCGTAAATTTTACCAATCCCCGGGCATCACTGGAGATAATAGAGGGCATCGCCCGATTCCTTTCGGAAAATAACTTCGCAACCATAGAAGAATACATAGGAACGCTTCAACTGTCAGAAGGAGATCCGACGATCCAGACGGTTCGATAGTGAACCATACTGATAACCTTGGTGCTTACACGACCCATGAAAAACTCTTTAAACCGGGAAAGACCACGCCGACCGACCACCACCGTTCCGAAGTTCTGGTGGCGTGCGTAGTCCACTATGGCAAGAGATCGGCTCGATACTCCGCAAACGACCTTCGTGGTAACTATGTTTGAAGGAATACCGGCAGATTCAAGAACGGCCCGAGCCCTGTCGAAAACAGCCCCGATTTTGTCCTTAAGCTCTCTGATTTCATCAATCATCTTGTCGGTGGGAACATGGGTTTCAACGGGTGCGAAAGCCCGGGCAACCCTGGTTCTTTCAGGAGCAATGCCGCGAATTGCATGGAAGAGACAAATAGACCCGGGAGAGAACCCATAAGAAAAAGCCTGAGCAACATGTTCTACGGCTCTCATGGCCCCCTCTGAAAGATCAACGCCTACAAGTAATCTGTCCGCATTGTCACTACGACCTACGACCCAGAGAGGTACATTTGAAAGTAGTCCTAAGAGCCTCTGCGTAACGGTACCGATGACCTGGTCGGAAATGTTGCTTAAACCCCGACGGCCAACAACCACGGCGCAGTGTGACCCGTCACGAGCCAGCGCCGCCAGATCACGCTCCACTCCACCCGTATGCTCCTTGACCTGTATCCTGATGCAGACGCGTTCTGGTGGAAAGCCCTTTTCCACAAGATAGCTTCTGGATCTTTCCATAAACTCATCAATGTTTTTTCTAACTCTAGCCTGCCACGCAGAAAAAGCCGCGGTTCTTGCACGCCCCAGGGGATTTATCTCAAAGTCCCAGAAGCCTTCAGGCACGGGATCCCATATGTGGGTTAGATGTATATTCCAGCTATCGGGATGCAAAAGCATGGCTACATAACGAACGGCCTCAAAAGAAGCCTCCGACCCATCAAGGGCTACAAGGAGGTTTGCACACTTACTCATGGGACCTCCTTTTTTATCAAGGTTACCATAATTTGTTTAACATATAACAAAAATGCCTATCCAAGACTAATGAAATGAACAGGTGCAAATAAAGAATCGATTCAGGCGGTAGCGTTTCGCTAACCGAGGGCCTAGGTTAATCATGTCCGGTTAAGATGAGAAAAAAGAGGCTTTCTTTCCGGTGGAAATTGTTAACCCTTTAAGAAAAATTAGAGAATTTCCGTGAATTGAAATGAAACGCAAAATGCGGGCGGAAAAGCTTGCCCGGCTCCGGGAAAACCATTGCTAAATTCAGGGAAACTTCTCCCCTTACCGATAATCCGACCAGACTCTACATGGAGGAGACTTGACGATGCCGAATTTTCGAGGCACCTTTGAAAACCACATTCCCGTAACCAACCACTTAACTGACGGAGGAAACCAATGAGCAGGAAAGCTTTGTCCGCGTTTCTTATGTTATGTTTTCTTGTTGGCTTTTTTTCGGTGGCCGACGCACGAGAAACAATTAAATTGGGTGTTGTTACAAAGCCGGGCTCGGCACAGAATATCTGTGCCGAGAAGTTCAAAGAACTTCTGGAAAGCAGATCCGACAAATACGAAGTCAAGATTTATCACAGTGCATCTTTGGGTACGGAAACGGAAATTCTTCAACAGATTCAGCTTGGAACGGTGCAAATGGGGATCATTACTTCGGGACCCTTTGACGTATTTCTCCCGGAGGCACGTGTTATAGATTATCCCTTTTTGTTTTCCAGCTACGAAGAGGTCGATAGGGTACTTGACGGTGAACCGGGACGGTTGCTCCTAAAGCGCCTTGAGAGGGTCGGCTTTAAGGGTCTATCCTTCTCGGAAAACGGCTTCCGTCATCTCACGAATAACAAAAGACCCGTCCATAGCGTGGACGACGTTAAAGGACTAAAGATTCGAGTTATGGAGTCCGTACTTCATAAGGAACTGTGGCGGCTTCTGGGAGCCAATCCAACCCCTATGGGTTGGCCGATTTATACCGAACTCCAGCAGGGAACCATAGACGCTCAGGAAAACCCTCTATGGGTGATATGGACTTACAAGCTCTATGAAGTGCAGAAGTACCTGACCCTCACCCATCATGTCTATTCGGCCCACATTGATATAGCCAATCTCAAGTGGTTCAACGGCCTTCCGCCGGAAGACCAGAAACTCATAGAAGAATGCATGATCGAAGC
This Thermodesulforhabdus norvegica DNA region includes the following protein-coding sequences:
- a CDS encoding TRAP transporter substrate-binding protein; amino-acid sequence: MSRKALSAFLMLCFLVGFFSVADARETIKLGVVTKPGSAQNICAEKFKELLESRSDKYEVKIYHSASLGTETEILQQIQLGTVQMGIITSGPFDVFLPEARVIDYPFLFSSYEEVDRVLDGEPGRLLLKRLERVGFKGLSFSENGFRHLTNNKRPVHSVDDVKGLKIRVMESVLHKELWRLLGANPTPMGWPIYTELQQGTIDAQENPLWVIWTYKLYEVQKYLTLTHHVYSAHIDIANLKWFNGLPPEDQKLIEECMIEAAHYQRRWNRQNEATFLKNLKEAGMIVDEHPDLESFRARVKGIRELDIFRAKEVQELLPLFLRAVGRE
- a CDS encoding dihydroorotate dehydrogenase; this encodes MKKSVDLSVTVGPIRLQNPVMVASGTFGYGREFADFVPLEKLGAVIVKGISLTPRPGNPPPRIVETTAGLINSIGLENVGVEVFLKEKLPYLQKRSVPVIVNIFGERVEEYRELAEILDNQEGIIALEVNISCPNVSAGGLHFGADPESAAKVIETVKENTSLPVMVKLSPQVTSIALIARAVEEAGADIISCINTIPAMAVDIYTRKPRLGNVVGGLSGPAIKPIALRCVFEVVRAVKIPVVGVGGIATPEDALEFLLVGARAVQVGSVNFTNPRASLEIIEGIARFLSENNFATIEEYIGTLQLSEGDPTIQTVR
- a CDS encoding dihydroorotate dehydrogenase electron transfer subunit; the protein is MKKHMEDAIILENVRLNPTTCRMILQAPAVAREARPGQFVMVRVDSSFDPFLRRPFSFFRIDRNEGIIELVYRIVGKGTKIMSTKQKGETVNIVGPMGNGFRPPPEDAASVWFVAGGIGMAALVACMEDIRLRRPRSRRVLFYGAKTHSEFIPKIYFSSLCHEVHYSTDDGSAGFCGTVLDCMKSVTGANSLPSYLYACGPPSMLKHTANWVIENKIPAQFCLESVMGCGMGACLGCALPGQVDYGHGKTRFVHVCFEGPVFYPEQIRWEEL
- the pgeF gene encoding peptidoglycan editing factor PgeF, coding for MKYPVERNPFGFTLSSSSSKGSPEDKELENPSAYLSSLNPYKKTPLIRNGSVVLIKSAILSRIPGLVHAFFTRHGGVSPPPFDSLNVVQSVGDSRENVEKNISRIAGFLGVRKIFWCNQTHGASVVCLKSGYDFRPVEADAIVTDLQDIGLMIKTADCQAVLIGDPTRKVIAAVHCGWRGSVANILGRVVKIMQEAYHCEPSDLVASIGPSLGPCCAEFVNYKSELPEYFWSFRVAPNYFDFWAISRKQLMDAGLVPEHIEITGWCTKCHPELFFSYRRRKRSGRMASVIGLKE
- a CDS encoding universal stress protein, with product MSKCANLLVALDGSEASFEAVRYVAMLLHPDSWNIHLTHIWDPVPEGFWDFEINPLGRARTAAFSAWQARVRKNIDEFMERSRSYLVEKGFPPERVCIRIQVKEHTGGVERDLAALARDGSHCAVVVGRRGLSNISDQVIGTVTQRLLGLLSNVPLWVVGRSDNADRLLVGVDLSEGAMRAVEHVAQAFSYGFSPGSICLFHAIRGIAPERTRVARAFAPVETHVPTDKMIDEIRELKDKIGAVFDRARAVLESAGIPSNIVTTKVVCGVSSRSLAIVDYARHQNFGTVVVGRRGLSRFKEFFMGRVSTKVISMVHYRTVWIVGSPSDS